In Lacinutrix sp. Bg11-31, the DNA window TTAGAGCCTTTTAATGATTTGAAAATAGATTTAGTAGCAACAAGAACCTATGCTGAAAACTATACAGAAAACTACAAAGTAGATCAAATTACTAATGAATACCAATCCTTAACACCAAATACCTTTGGAAATTTTAATGTGTCAACATTTACATTACCTACAGCCTTTGGAAAAAGTGATGAAATAAGCTCAGAAGCTTTTGATGCTTTTAGAGAAAATAGATTAATAATAGCAAGAAGATTGGCTGCCGAAAAAGGAGTGGATTTAAACAATCAAGATAATTTTGAAGGCGCAGATCTTAATGGTTTTCCAAAAGGTTTTGGTAAAACAAGTCAAGCAGTATTACTACCAGCGTTTTTAAGCGCATACACTGGGCAAAATGCTGAGAAAACAAAATTAGGGGCCTTTAGAAATGTGCCAATCCCCAATTGGGATATTAAATACACAGGCTTAATGAAGTTTAAATGGTTTAAAAAACGTTTTAAACGCTTATCATTATCTCATGGTTACCGTTCTAGTTATACTATTAATCAATTTAGAACAAATTTAGATTTTAATGGTATCGATTACACTTCTCCTTACGATTTCCAGCCATCTGATGACTTAGATCAAGCAGGTAACTATAAAAATGCAGAACTGTATAGTAATGTCAACTTAACTGAGTTATTTAGTCCGTTAATTAAAGTAGATATGGAAATGAAAAACTCTGTAATTGTTGGAGTTGAGGTTAGAAAGGATAGATTACTATCTCTAAGTTTCGATAATAATTTAATGACTGAAATTCAAGGAAAAGAATACGCACTTAAATTGGGTTACAGATTTAAAGATGTACGTATTAAAACTAAATTAGCAGGACCAAAAAAAGCTATAGTTAGTGATTTATTAATGGAAGCTAATCTTTCTGTTAGAGATAATAAAACAATTATTAGATATTTAGATTTAGAGAATAATCAAATAACAAACGGACAAACCATTTACGGATTGAAGTATAATGCTAATTATTCATTTAGTAAAAACTTAACCGGTATTTTTTACTTCGATTATACGTTCTCAGAATATGCAATATCTACTGCTTTTCCACAAACAACAATACGCTCTGGGTTAACTTTGAGGTATAATTTTGGTAACTAATAAAATGGTTTAATTTTTCTATTTGAAAACCCAAAGCAATTAAATAAAAATAAATCCCTCAAGACTTTGCCTTGAGGTTTCCATTGAAATTGTCATTACCGTGAAATCGAAGATTTACGATTTCTAATTAAAAAATAATATCAATGAGTAAAACGAGAATCTAAATAAATAATTTTAACTTTTTTAAGTTAGAAAAACCAACAAAATACTTCTTTGGCTCTGCCTTAAAAAAGTTGTTTTCAAAAAATTCTTTATTACATTTGTAAAAATTATAAAAAAATAACATAATGAATATTCCATCAGAATTAAAATATACTAAAGACCACGAGTGGGTTAAAATAGAAGGAGATGTAATTACAATAGGTATTACAGATTTTGCACAGAGCGAATTAGGTGATATTGTTTATGTAGAAGTTGAAACTTTAGACGAAACATTAGATGCTGAAGAAGTATTTGGTACAGTTGAAGCGGTAAAAACGGTTTCAGATTTATTTTTACCTGTTGCAGGAGAAATTATAGAATTTAATGAGTCTCTTGAAGATGAGCCAGAAAAAGTAAACTCAGATCCTTATGGTGAAGGTTGGATGGTTAAAGTTAAAGTGTCAGATGTTTCAGAATTAGATTCATTATTATCTGCCGAAGATTACAAAGCGCTAATTAGTGCTTAAGAAATTTAGTCTTTTAGTAAGTGTTTTTTACACGATAATGTTATCTGCTTTAAGCTTAATGAAGTTAAAAGATGTTGTTAAAGATTTACCATCATTTAACGATAAAGTAGGACATGTTTTAGCACATTTTCTTTTCGTTATACTATGGTTTGTAGTGTTTCATTATAAATTTAGCTTTAAATACAGTAAGGCTTTAAGTCTTGCGGCACTATTTTCATTGGTATATGGTATAGCTATAGAATTACTACAAGGTTGGATTACTGTAAGTAGAGAAAGTGACTTTAAAGACGTGTTAGCAAATGTTTTAGGAATGGTATTTGCTTCATTACTTTTATTAAGTATAAAAAAACGCGCCATAAAAAAGAATAATAGCTTGCTTTTTTGATAAATAAATAGTTATTTTAGCAAAGCATAAATAAACAAATTAATGGAAACAAAGAAAAACCCTAAAGCAAACGTAGGCAGAAACAGCTCTCTCTATTTTGCGGTTGGTATGTTGTTAATGTTAGGTTTAACATATACGGCTATCAATTACAAAACATACGACGAGCGTGTTGTAGATAATAGGTCTATTGATGTTGATGACGAATTGGATGAAGAAATTCCAATTACAAATCAAGCACCACCACCACCACCACCACCACCACCACCACCACCAGCGCCAGAAGTTATTGATGTTGTTGAAGATGAAGCGGAAATAGAGGAAACGGTTATCGAATCTACAGAAACAACTCAAGAAGAAGAAATTGTTGAAGTTGAAGATGTTGAAGTAGAAGAGATAGAAGAAGATGTAGAAGTTTCTTTCGCAGTAATCGAAAGTGTACCTGTATATCCTGGTTGTGAAAAAGGAAACAACGATCAGAAACGTAAATGTATGTCTGATGCAATTAACAAAATAGTTTCAAGAAAATTCGATTTAGACTTAGGTCAAGAATTGGGTTTAAGTGGTAAACAACGTATTTATGCTCGTTTTACTATAGACAAAGCAGGAAACATTGTTAACGTTAAAACACGTGGTCCACATCCTGGATTAGAAAAAGAAGCTAGAAGAGTTGTTGGTTTAATACCAAAAATGAAACCTGGTAAGCAAAGAGGAAAGCCTGTGAAAGTAACTTTCGATTTGCCAATAACATTTAATGTACAAGACTAATTAATTAGTTTAAAAGCACATAAATTAAAAACCCGATACAAACTTTGTATCGGGTTTTTTGGTTTTGGTATGCTTATTGTTATTTCTTCATAATATTAACATGTAAACTTTAATAATTATGAACAATTCAAAGAAAAGTCACGATCTCGTTCGTCAAAACGAGATTAACGTGCAGAAATCGCAAAAACATGATGTAAATTTACAAAAAAACTCAACGCTGTACTTTCAGGTTGGATTAATTTTGTGCTTGTTGGCAAGTTATGGTGCTTTAGAGATGTCTTTTGAGGGATCTAAGGAGTTAGTCTATGTAACTCATGAAAAGGATGATTCCATCTATGAGGTTGATCCTAAAATTTACAAAATTGTAAAAGAAGTTAAGCACGTACCTAAAGAGGAAATAGTTAAGCCTAAGCCTAAAAATCCTGATTTTAAAATTGTAGACGATTTAGAAGAAATTAAGAAAGTGGAAGCTAAACTTGTTGATGTTGTTGTTCCTCCAAATAAAAAGCCTGTTCTTTCTACAGATGATCCAAGTTTGGTTATTGAAGATATTGAACCAATAATAAATATTATGGCTGTACAACAAGTGCCAATTTTCCCTGGTTGTGAGAAAGAAACAAACAATGAAGGTAGAAGGAAATGTTTGTCTGAAAAATTATCAAAACTAGTACAGAGAAAATTTGATACAGATGTAGCAACTGATTTAGGTATAACTGGAAAACAGAAAATTTATGTTTCTTTTAAAATCAATAAACTTGGAGAGGTTGAAATTATTGAAACGAAAGCTAAACATACAGCGTTAGAAAAAGAAGCCAATAGAGTGGTTGGTAAGATTCCAACAATGCAGCCAGGAAAAAATAATAATAAGCCAGTTGTGGTGTCGTATATGCTTCCAATTAATTTCAATATTCAATAAATAGAATAGTATTTCAATTATTAAAAACCGTTATTACCTTTGGTAGTAACGGTTTTTAATTTGCAATAAAATTTTTTAGAACTAGTTTTGATGTCTCATTGGTTTCCAAATTGGAGAGTTATTCCTTTAAGATGGATTATAAATCAAGTATTAAAACTTCAGTATTAAAAAATTTAAAAATGTTATCTTTCGACGAAATTAAATGTAAAATAGACCATGAAGTTTTATGCTTTCATTTTAATACTATGTTTTCAGTCTTTAGCAATTGCTCAAGATAATAACGAAAAGCCTCCTGTTTTCGATTCTTGTAAAGAAGAACCAATTGCTAACATGCAAAAATGTTTCGATGCTAAAGTGTTCAATTTAATATTTGAAAACTTCAAAGTATCAGAGACCATAAGCGAAGCTAATTACAAAGGAGAAGTTGTTATTTTATTCGAAGTAGATAAAGAGGGTTACTTTAGAACCATGTATGTGGATGCTGTTTATCCAGAGTTAAAAGCCGAAGTTATTCGTGTTATTAAAGAATTCCCAAAAGTAGACCCAGCAACTTATAATAGTAATCCAACGTACAAGCAATACTCAATAGTATTAAAAATCCCATTAGAAGACCAAACAATTGTTGCTCAGGATTTAGCACTTCAAAATAAAAAACAAATAGAACAAGAGCTAAGTGCTTTAGAATTAGCTGCTAAAAATGAGCTTGATAGAGTAAATGCAGATTATATAAAATACGATAATAGCGAATATTCAAGTCAGTTAAATATTCCGTTTTCGCATGAAAATTATTCTAAGTTTGATCGTGCAACAAATTTAATAGGCACAAATAGCCATACAGCCTCAAAACCATTTATTTATGAAGAGGTTTCTGCTTATCATGATTTTAATGCTGAAAATGAAGCTTTAAAAAAAGAAACTCAAACTTGGGCAGGAAAGAAATTATGGAATGAGCACTTGGTACAACTACAAGGTTCAGACTATTGGTTTACTGTAGATCCAATTTTTGATTTACAAGTAGGAAAAGATACTGATGCAGATTTTAGTTCTACTTTCAATAATACAAGAGGCGTTTTTATACAAGGAGGATTAGGTGCGACATTTAATTTCTCGGCTTCGGTTTACGAAAACCAAGGTCGTTTTGCACAGTATTTTAATGACTATGCAGATAGTATTAAATCGGAAGGTGGAGATCCTGCCATTATTCCTGGTCGTGGTATTGCTAAGCGCTTTAAAGAGGATGCTTATGATTATCCTGTGGCAGAAGCGTATCTGTCTTACACACCAGCAAAATTTATTAATGTCCAATTTGGACATGGAAAGAATTTTATTGGTGATGGCTATCGTTCATTGTTGCAAAGTGATGCAGCAAGCCCGTATCCTTATTTAAAATTGAATACTAAGTTTTGGAAAATAAAATATACAAACACATACACGTGGTTAAAAGATGTAAGAGCAGAAGTTACCGAAGATGGAGCCTTTTTAACTAAATACATTGCTAACCACTATTTAAGTTGGAATGTAAACAAGCGTTTAAATTTAGGATTGTTCGAATCTGTAATATGGGCAAATACAAACGATAGAGGTTTCGATATTAATTATTTGAATCCTGTTATTTTCTATCGCGCTATCGAGTTTGAAACCGGACAAGATGCAGGAAATGCTATTGTTGGAGCTTCTGCAAAATATAAGATTAACGATAATTTTAATATGTATTCTCAATTTGTTTTAGATGAATTTTCATTAGGTGACGCTAAAGGAGGAGAAGGTAGTTGGAAAAATAAATTTGGATTACAATTAGGTGTAAAGTATTACAATGCTTTTAAAGTGAAAGATTTAATGCTTCAAGCGGAATATAACGCAGTACGACCTTATACCTATTCGCATAATACAATAACACTAAACTATGCGCATAATAACCAGCCAATGGCACACCTTTGGGGAGCAAACTTTAGAGAGTTAGTATTGATAGGCCGTTATAGAAAAGGCAGATTGTTTGGAGAAGCTAAACTAATAACAGGAATTCGCGGTTTTGATATTAATAATGGTACAGATAATTTTAATTATGGAGGTAATATTTTTAGAGATGAAGTAGATAGACCTTTCGATTCTGGAGTAAAAATTGGGCAAGGCATACAAACAACTACTATTAATGCAAGCTTACAAGCAGGCTTTCTTCTAAATCCTGCATCAAATTTAAAATTGTTTACTAATGTGAGCTATCGTAATTTTAATCCTGATGCTATTGGTGAGGCGGAACTAAGAAGCAGTTCTGTTTGGTTTAATATTGGATTGAGAACAGATTTGTTTAATTGGTATTATGATTTGTAGGGTTTAAAGAAACACAGTTCTTATTGAATAAGCATAAAACAGGAAATGAATGATAACTATTCGATATTTGTATATCTCTAGTTTTGTAAGTGATTTTAACAATAGATTTTTTTAAGTATAAACTAACCTTAAAATCCTCACTCTTTTCTTTTATAAATCTACTTTTACAACGTATCTTTGCCTAAAATTTTTAAGTGCTTACTATAGCATTAAAAACAAAGCAATACATTGAGTACTACAACTATCATAGCAAAACCTTCATTAATTTCAGATTTTAAAGAAATCACGAAAATGCGTTTAGCATTAAGTGT includes these proteins:
- a CDS encoding energy transducer TonB translates to METKKNPKANVGRNSSLYFAVGMLLMLGLTYTAINYKTYDERVVDNRSIDVDDELDEEIPITNQAPPPPPPPPPPPPAPEVIDVVEDEAEIEETVIESTETTQEEEIVEVEDVEVEEIEEDVEVSFAVIESVPVYPGCEKGNNDQKRKCMSDAINKIVSRKFDLDLGQELGLSGKQRIYARFTIDKAGNIVNVKTRGPHPGLEKEARRVVGLIPKMKPGKQRGKPVKVTFDLPITFNVQD
- a CDS encoding gliding motility protein RemB, which codes for MKFYAFILILCFQSLAIAQDNNEKPPVFDSCKEEPIANMQKCFDAKVFNLIFENFKVSETISEANYKGEVVILFEVDKEGYFRTMYVDAVYPELKAEVIRVIKEFPKVDPATYNSNPTYKQYSIVLKIPLEDQTIVAQDLALQNKKQIEQELSALELAAKNELDRVNADYIKYDNSEYSSQLNIPFSHENYSKFDRATNLIGTNSHTASKPFIYEEVSAYHDFNAENEALKKETQTWAGKKLWNEHLVQLQGSDYWFTVDPIFDLQVGKDTDADFSSTFNNTRGVFIQGGLGATFNFSASVYENQGRFAQYFNDYADSIKSEGGDPAIIPGRGIAKRFKEDAYDYPVAEAYLSYTPAKFINVQFGHGKNFIGDGYRSLLQSDAASPYPYLKLNTKFWKIKYTNTYTWLKDVRAEVTEDGAFLTKYIANHYLSWNVNKRLNLGLFESVIWANTNDRGFDINYLNPVIFYRAIEFETGQDAGNAIVGASAKYKINDNFNMYSQFVLDEFSLGDAKGGEGSWKNKFGLQLGVKYYNAFKVKDLMLQAEYNAVRPYTYSHNTITLNYAHNNQPMAHLWGANFRELVLIGRYRKGRLFGEAKLITGIRGFDINNGTDNFNYGGNIFRDEVDRPFDSGVKIGQGIQTTTINASLQAGFLLNPASNLKLFTNVSYRNFNPDAIGEAELRSSSVWFNIGLRTDLFNWYYDL
- a CDS encoding VanZ family protein, which produces MLKKFSLLVSVFYTIMLSALSLMKLKDVVKDLPSFNDKVGHVLAHFLFVILWFVVFHYKFSFKYSKALSLAALFSLVYGIAIELLQGWITVSRESDFKDVLANVLGMVFASLLLLSIKKRAIKKNNSLLF
- a CDS encoding energy transducer TonB produces the protein MNNSKKSHDLVRQNEINVQKSQKHDVNLQKNSTLYFQVGLILCLLASYGALEMSFEGSKELVYVTHEKDDSIYEVDPKIYKIVKEVKHVPKEEIVKPKPKNPDFKIVDDLEEIKKVEAKLVDVVVPPNKKPVLSTDDPSLVIEDIEPIINIMAVQQVPIFPGCEKETNNEGRRKCLSEKLSKLVQRKFDTDVATDLGITGKQKIYVSFKINKLGEVEIIETKAKHTALEKEANRVVGKIPTMQPGKNNNKPVVVSYMLPINFNIQ
- the gcvH gene encoding glycine cleavage system protein GcvH, producing MNIPSELKYTKDHEWVKIEGDVITIGITDFAQSELGDIVYVEVETLDETLDAEEVFGTVEAVKTVSDLFLPVAGEIIEFNESLEDEPEKVNSDPYGEGWMVKVKVSDVSELDSLLSAEDYKALISA